The following proteins are encoded in a genomic region of Mycolicibacterium confluentis:
- a CDS encoding GatB/YqeY domain-containing protein, whose product MAELKDRLRTDLTDAMKSKDKLRTATLRMLLAAIQTEEVAGKEPRELTDDDVLKVLARESRKRGEAAQIYVTNGRGELAANERAEALVIDEYLPTPLNDDELANVVDTAIAQVSETNGEAPTMRQMGQVMKAAAAIAEGKADGARISAFVKDRL is encoded by the coding sequence ATGGCCGAACTCAAGGACCGCCTGCGGACAGATCTGACGGACGCGATGAAGTCGAAGGACAAGCTGCGGACCGCGACACTGCGGATGCTGTTGGCCGCCATCCAGACCGAAGAGGTCGCCGGCAAGGAACCTCGAGAACTGACCGACGATGACGTGCTCAAGGTGTTGGCTCGGGAGTCGCGCAAGCGGGGCGAGGCCGCCCAGATCTACGTCACCAACGGCCGCGGCGAACTGGCCGCCAACGAGCGCGCCGAGGCCCTCGTGATCGACGAGTACCTGCCGACCCCGCTCAACGACGACGAACTGGCCAACGTCGTCGACACCGCGATCGCTCAGGTCTCCGAGACCAACGGCGAGGCGCCGACGATGCGACAGATGGGCCAGGTGATGAAGGCCGCCGCCGCGATCGCCGAGGGCAAGGCCGACGGCGCGCGCATCTCGGCGTTCGTCAAGGACCGCCTCTGA
- a CDS encoding DUF4350 domain-containing protein: MTATVPATLRRGRTWRWVALGIVLIVLLAAITTWLTAPRDGGLLDPDATGPDGAHALVALLRDQGVDVEVASTASEAARLSGPNTLLLVGQTYNLWEEDLLTTLADASGDLLLINPSARTREALAPKLEYAPQTSLTGEPDCDLREAQQAGTVWFSSTYAFEGDDGVEVTSCYGGALVRYRDGGRTVTAVGTTDFVTNSTLLREGNAALAMNLAGSHPRLIWYAPQEMEGDHTGSAHITDLIPDRFNWIVLQLCLAVLLVALWQGRRLGPLVSERLPVVVRASETVEGRGRLYRSHRARDQAAAALRTATLQRLLPRLGLAANADPSAVVAAVTQNLAQRGGDSDPLSVQHTLFGPAPATDDDLVHLAHALDDIERQVAHS; the protein is encoded by the coding sequence ATGACCGCCACCGTGCCCGCGACACTTCGTCGCGGCAGGACGTGGCGATGGGTCGCGCTGGGCATCGTCCTGATCGTGCTGCTCGCCGCGATCACGACCTGGTTGACCGCGCCCCGCGACGGCGGCCTCCTCGATCCCGACGCGACGGGACCCGACGGTGCGCATGCGTTGGTGGCACTGCTGCGCGATCAGGGCGTCGACGTCGAGGTCGCGTCCACCGCCTCCGAGGCCGCCCGGTTGTCCGGACCGAACACCCTGCTGCTCGTCGGTCAGACCTACAACCTGTGGGAGGAAGACCTGCTCACGACGCTGGCCGACGCCTCGGGAGACCTGCTGCTGATCAACCCGAGTGCGCGCACACGGGAGGCCCTGGCTCCGAAGTTGGAGTACGCGCCGCAGACGTCGTTGACCGGCGAACCCGACTGCGATCTGCGGGAGGCGCAACAGGCGGGCACCGTGTGGTTCAGTTCCACCTACGCATTCGAGGGCGACGACGGTGTCGAGGTGACCTCCTGCTACGGCGGTGCGCTGGTGCGCTATCGCGACGGTGGGCGCACCGTCACCGCTGTCGGCACCACCGATTTCGTGACGAACTCGACGCTGCTGCGCGAGGGCAACGCCGCACTGGCGATGAATCTGGCGGGCTCGCATCCGCGCCTGATCTGGTACGCGCCGCAGGAGATGGAGGGTGATCACACCGGGTCGGCCCACATCACCGATCTGATCCCCGATCGGTTCAACTGGATCGTGCTGCAACTCTGTCTCGCCGTGCTTCTGGTGGCGCTGTGGCAGGGCCGACGGCTGGGTCCGCTTGTCTCCGAACGACTTCCCGTCGTGGTGCGCGCGTCCGAGACCGTCGAGGGCCGCGGCAGGCTGTACCGGTCACACCGAGCCCGAGACCAGGCCGCCGCGGCACTCCGCACGGCCACGCTGCAGCGCCTGCTCCCCCGGCTAGGCCTCGCAGCCAACGCGGATCCGTCGGCGGTGGTCGCCGCGGTCACGCAGAATCTTGCCCAGCGGGGCGGCGACAGCGACCCGCTCTCGGTGCAGCACACCCTGTTCGGGCCGGCCCCGGCCACCGACGACGATCTGGTTCATCTGGCTCACGCCCTCGACGACATCGAAAGGCAGGTCGCGCACTCGTGA
- a CDS encoding alpha/beta hydrolase has protein sequence MTSAAHQIQSGGDTIAARHFVATTDALAGPAGRPCVVMAHGLGATQDSGLFEFAEALADAGTDVVTFDYRHFAESSGQPRQLISLPRQIADYHAVIDYARRLENVDPERIVAWGVSLSGGHVIRVAADDPRLAAVISLTPATDGLPVVAHMLRTLGPRYLLRVMAYGVRDVAAKLLRRPPVLIPIVGAPGEVAGLGAEGAVEGMYNIAGPTWRNEFTARLVLAMGGYRPITSAKNVTCPALVQIGDQDRTAPPAPATSAATRMRATVHHYPCDHFDVYPGNRWHDRVVKDQIAFLRSVLAPSRAESLIPFSAEA, from the coding sequence ATGACGTCTGCCGCACACCAGATTCAGTCCGGCGGCGACACCATCGCGGCGCGGCACTTCGTCGCGACGACGGACGCGCTGGCCGGTCCGGCAGGACGGCCCTGCGTCGTCATGGCACACGGACTCGGTGCGACACAGGACAGCGGGCTGTTCGAGTTCGCCGAGGCGCTGGCCGACGCCGGCACCGACGTCGTGACGTTCGATTACCGGCACTTCGCCGAATCCTCTGGACAGCCAAGACAATTGATCTCGCTGCCCCGGCAGATCGCCGACTACCACGCGGTGATCGACTACGCCCGGCGGCTTGAGAATGTGGATCCGGAGCGGATCGTGGCATGGGGCGTCTCGCTGTCCGGTGGGCACGTCATCCGCGTCGCGGCCGACGACCCGCGCCTGGCGGCAGTCATCTCACTGACACCCGCGACCGACGGACTGCCCGTGGTCGCACACATGCTGAGGACGCTCGGACCGAGATACCTCCTGCGCGTGATGGCTTATGGCGTGCGCGACGTCGCGGCGAAGCTGCTCCGGCGCCCACCCGTGCTCATCCCGATCGTGGGCGCACCCGGCGAAGTGGCCGGCTTGGGCGCCGAGGGGGCCGTCGAAGGGATGTACAACATCGCCGGGCCCACCTGGCGCAACGAGTTCACCGCGCGACTGGTGTTGGCCATGGGTGGGTATCGACCGATCACCAGCGCCAAGAACGTCACCTGCCCGGCCCTCGTGCAGATCGGTGATCAGGACCGGACCGCACCGCCCGCACCAGCCACGTCGGCGGCGACGCGGATGCGAGCGACGGTCCATCACTACCCCTGCGACCATTTCGACGTCTATCCCGGCAACCGATGGCATGACCGCGTCGTCAAGGACCAGATCGCTTTCCTACGAAGTGTTTTAGCGCCGAGCCGAGCTGAGTCGCTGATTCCGTTCTCCGCCGAGGCTTAA
- a CDS encoding SRPBCC family protein has product MARWFALEPADARFLDTAPHIFRYEKHYDAPPERVWESLQSDESLAAWGNSVSSLTWTSPRPFGVGSTREVGLGPAAVREHFFRWDEGQGYSFYVTEANAPLFRRFAEDYVVLPDGTGTRFIWKVAIQPRNALRLPFKVLAPVLKAGFGRLATDGGKYFATR; this is encoded by the coding sequence ATGGCACGCTGGTTTGCGCTCGAACCCGCCGACGCGAGGTTCCTGGACACCGCCCCGCACATCTTCCGCTACGAGAAGCACTACGACGCCCCACCCGAGCGGGTGTGGGAGTCGCTGCAGTCCGACGAGTCGCTGGCCGCGTGGGGGAACTCCGTCTCCTCGCTGACGTGGACGTCGCCGCGACCGTTCGGCGTCGGCAGCACGCGCGAGGTCGGGTTGGGTCCGGCCGCGGTGCGGGAGCACTTCTTCCGCTGGGACGAGGGGCAGGGCTACTCCTTCTACGTCACCGAGGCCAATGCACCGCTGTTCCGCCGGTTCGCCGAGGACTACGTGGTATTGCCCGACGGCACCGGCACCCGATTCATCTGGAAGGTCGCGATCCAGCCCAGGAATGCGCTGCGCCTGCCCTTCAAGGTGCTCGCGCCGGTCCTCAAGGCCGGGTTCGGCCGGTTGGCCACCGATGGTGGGAAGTACTTCGCCACCCGATAG
- the cds1 gene encoding L-cysteine desulfhydrase Cds1 yields the protein MDSVCEHTPDRAWLDNAVRLIEADARRSADTHLLRYPLPSAWCGGADVALYLKDETTHITGSLKHRLARSLLLYALCNGWIGEHTTLVEASSGSTAVSEAYFAALLGLPFIAVVPKSTSSSKIALIESQGGRCHFVDNSGEVYAEAQRLADETGGHYLDQFTNAERATDWRGNNNIAESIFSQMRAEEHPVPSWIVVGAGTGGTSATIGRYIRYRRYATRLCVVDPENSAFFPSYQQGRDVVTGQSSRIEGIGRPRVEPSFVPGVVDRMVSVPDAASIAAARHVSGVLGRRVGPSTGTNMWGAFGLLAEMVARGESGSVVTLLADSGDRYADTYFDDEWVTSRGIDPSEASEKLAAFERSCSWS from the coding sequence GTGGACTCGGTCTGCGAACACACCCCTGACCGCGCCTGGCTGGACAACGCGGTCAGGCTGATCGAGGCGGATGCCCGGCGCAGCGCCGACACGCACCTTCTCCGCTACCCGCTGCCGTCGGCGTGGTGCGGCGGTGCCGACGTCGCGCTGTACCTCAAGGACGAGACCACCCACATCACGGGCAGCCTCAAGCACCGCCTGGCGCGTTCACTGCTGCTGTACGCGCTGTGCAACGGATGGATCGGCGAACACACCACCCTGGTCGAGGCGTCCTCAGGGTCGACCGCCGTCTCCGAGGCGTACTTCGCGGCGCTGCTGGGCCTGCCGTTCATCGCGGTGGTCCCGAAGTCGACGAGCTCGTCGAAGATCGCGCTGATCGAATCCCAGGGTGGCCGTTGCCATTTCGTCGACAATTCCGGTGAGGTCTACGCCGAGGCCCAGCGTCTGGCCGACGAGACCGGCGGGCACTACCTGGATCAGTTCACCAACGCCGAGCGTGCGACGGACTGGCGCGGCAACAACAACATCGCCGAGTCGATCTTCTCCCAGATGCGTGCCGAGGAGCACCCGGTGCCGTCGTGGATCGTCGTGGGCGCGGGCACGGGCGGCACCAGCGCGACCATCGGCCGCTACATCCGTTACCGCCGCTATGCGACCCGTCTGTGCGTCGTGGACCCGGAGAACTCCGCGTTCTTCCCGTCGTATCAGCAGGGCCGCGACGTCGTCACGGGTCAGTCATCGAGGATCGAGGGCATCGGCCGACCGCGCGTGGAGCCGTCGTTCGTGCCCGGCGTCGTCGACCGGATGGTGAGCGTCCCCGATGCGGCGTCGATTGCGGCGGCCCGCCATGTCAGCGGCGTCCTGGGGCGGCGCGTGGGGCCGTCCACGGGCACCAACATGTGGGGCGCGTTCGGCCTGCTGGCCGAGATGGTGGCGCGCGGAGAGAGCGGGTCGGTGGTGACCCTGCTGGCCGACAGCGGCGACCGCTACGCGGACACCTACTTCGACGACGAGTGGGTCACCAGCAGAGGGATCGACCCCTCCGAGGCGTCGGAGAAGCTGGCCGCGTTCGAGCGGTCCTGCTCCTGGTCCTGA
- a CDS encoding glycerophosphoryl diester phosphodiesterase membrane domain-containing protein, with translation MPPQGQGWPPPEYSGGEPSGYGAGYPPPGYPPPGYPPQPPPGYGPPPPGYAPPAGSAPPPGYGPPPGYTPPGYTLPGYGPPPGYGAAAGYPPPQLELKPGVIPLRPLTLSDIFNGAVGYVRTNPKATLGLTTIVVLISQIIALAVQLGPMRTVAEMDPEDAGFGTAFAAAIWSELPGTIVTLLASTVLTGMLTVVIGRAIFGTSITIGEAWQRIRGRLLPLLGVTLVLLGVVLAALAALVLITTMFIAAAGPVGGVVIGIPLALAAIAGGLWFAVMTLFAPATVVLEHQPVMASISRSFALVRGSFWRILGIWLLTALITYIIAFAVGIPFAIAGLLMGGLTSTSGSSFIGAMILASIGGIIGQIITTPFTAGVTVLLYTDRRIRAEAFDLALKTGATANPADPGSTDHLWLVRR, from the coding sequence ATGCCACCACAGGGTCAGGGTTGGCCGCCGCCGGAGTATTCAGGCGGCGAACCCTCCGGATACGGCGCCGGCTATCCGCCGCCCGGTTATCCGCCACCGGGATACCCGCCGCAGCCCCCGCCCGGATACGGCCCCCCTCCTCCCGGGTATGCGCCGCCCGCCGGCAGTGCGCCCCCGCCCGGCTACGGCCCACCACCCGGCTACACACCGCCTGGATACACACTGCCGGGCTACGGCCCGCCCCCGGGTTACGGCGCCGCGGCGGGATATCCACCCCCACAGCTGGAGCTCAAGCCCGGCGTGATCCCGCTTCGTCCGCTCACGCTCAGCGACATCTTCAACGGCGCTGTCGGCTACGTGCGCACCAATCCGAAGGCGACGTTGGGCCTGACGACGATCGTGGTGCTCATCAGCCAGATCATCGCGCTCGCGGTGCAGCTCGGGCCGATGCGGACCGTCGCGGAGATGGACCCCGAGGACGCGGGTTTCGGTACGGCGTTCGCGGCCGCGATCTGGAGTGAACTGCCCGGCACCATCGTGACCCTGCTGGCCTCCACGGTGCTCACCGGCATGCTCACCGTCGTGATCGGCCGCGCGATCTTCGGCACTTCGATCACCATCGGCGAAGCGTGGCAACGCATTCGAGGCCGCCTGCTGCCGCTTCTGGGCGTCACGCTGGTGCTGCTCGGTGTCGTCCTGGCGGCGCTGGCGGCCCTGGTGTTGATCACCACGATGTTCATCGCTGCTGCCGGTCCGGTGGGTGGAGTGGTGATCGGCATCCCGCTGGCTCTCGCGGCCATCGCGGGCGGCCTGTGGTTCGCCGTGATGACGTTGTTCGCACCCGCGACGGTGGTGCTGGAGCATCAGCCCGTGATGGCCTCGATCTCCCGGTCGTTCGCGCTGGTGCGCGGAAGCTTCTGGCGCATCCTCGGGATCTGGCTGCTGACGGCGTTGATCACTTACATCATCGCGTTTGCGGTCGGCATCCCGTTCGCCATCGCGGGACTGCTGATGGGAGGTCTGACCTCCACCTCGGGTTCCTCGTTCATCGGCGCGATGATCCTGGCCAGCATCGGCGGGATCATCGGCCAGATCATCACGACGCCGTTCACCGCCGGTGTGACTGTCCTGCTCTACACCGACCGACGGATCCGCGCGGAGGCCTTCGACCTGGCGCTGAAGACCGGTGCGACGGCCAATCCCGCCGACCCCGGATCGACAGACCACCTGTGGCTGGTCCGACGCTGA
- a CDS encoding TetR/AcrR family transcriptional regulator, producing MSPEPTQTSRRNARRPQPRGDQSRLRLLEAFAEQLQTQSLAEVSVAEVARSAGLKRPAFYFYFAGKHEAVTELLTRIFHDDVFTIGGFLAGGGDPRDSVVDAMTRTFESWHTHRTLFRAMLDARDSDPEAKAIWDQWLQRYEEFVSDFIAMQPTIDIPNPGALAHALISMNERVLDRHVRSDDGPEAAAPLLEAIIHAWHMALFGGTTQ from the coding sequence GTGTCGCCTGAGCCGACGCAGACCTCACGCCGCAACGCCCGCCGGCCACAACCGCGCGGCGACCAGAGCAGGCTGCGCCTTCTCGAGGCATTCGCGGAACAACTGCAGACCCAGTCGCTGGCTGAGGTCAGCGTCGCCGAGGTGGCGCGCTCGGCGGGGTTGAAGCGACCGGCGTTCTATTTCTACTTCGCGGGCAAGCACGAAGCCGTCACCGAACTGCTCACCCGCATCTTCCACGATGACGTCTTCACCATCGGAGGATTCCTGGCCGGCGGCGGCGACCCGCGAGACTCCGTCGTCGACGCCATGACGCGGACCTTCGAGTCGTGGCACACCCACCGGACCCTGTTCCGGGCCATGCTCGATGCCCGCGACTCCGATCCCGAGGCAAAGGCGATCTGGGACCAGTGGTTGCAGCGGTACGAGGAGTTCGTCAGCGACTTCATCGCCATGCAACCCACCATCGACATCCCCAACCCCGGGGCACTTGCCCACGCGCTCATCTCAATGAACGAACGGGTACTCGACCGCCACGTCCGCTCCGACGACGGACCCGAGGCCGCGGCCCCGCTTCTCGAGGCGATCATTCACGCCTGGCACATGGCACTGTTCGGAGGGACAACGCAATGA
- a CDS encoding acyl-CoA thioesterase, producing MTGVNKSWIAQLLQFDRDGDTFVVTEPPAGPGSRLFGGLIAAQSLGAAGATVEPDKHPHSLHLYFVRGGSYDAEVEFVVERTRDGRSFDTRRVTATQHGKVIMEMITSFQIPESGVDHHPPAIDPVGLDGMSPQTPPIELADRFEFRWKASDSPFPVPPLWLRTRDEIEDDPLVRACTLAFMSDFGTVPGARPPGTVVTPEAGFATSLDHAVWFHRPFNPHEWHRYDLRNMNNSGSRGLVTGSFYDTSNRLVATTTQEALFRF from the coding sequence GTGACAGGTGTCAATAAGAGCTGGATCGCTCAGCTCCTGCAGTTCGACCGCGACGGCGACACGTTCGTGGTGACCGAGCCCCCAGCCGGTCCGGGCAGCCGACTGTTCGGTGGGCTGATCGCGGCGCAGTCATTGGGTGCGGCCGGAGCAACGGTGGAACCCGACAAACACCCGCACTCGCTGCACCTGTACTTCGTCCGCGGCGGCAGCTACGACGCCGAGGTCGAGTTCGTCGTCGAGCGCACCCGCGACGGCCGCTCGTTCGACACGCGCCGGGTCACCGCAACGCAACACGGCAAGGTGATCATGGAGATGATCACGTCGTTCCAGATCCCTGAATCAGGCGTCGACCACCATCCGCCAGCCATCGACCCTGTCGGCCTCGACGGGATGTCCCCGCAGACCCCTCCCATCGAACTCGCCGACAGGTTCGAATTCCGCTGGAAGGCGTCCGACAGTCCCTTCCCGGTGCCACCGCTGTGGCTCCGCACCCGCGACGAGATCGAGGACGATCCGCTGGTGCGCGCCTGCACACTGGCGTTCATGTCGGACTTCGGCACGGTGCCGGGGGCGCGGCCACCCGGAACCGTGGTCACCCCGGAGGCCGGCTTCGCGACCAGCCTCGACCACGCGGTGTGGTTCCACCGCCCGTTCAACCCCCATGAGTGGCACCGCTACGACCTGCGCAATATGAACAACAGCGGCTCCCGCGGCCTGGTCACCGGCTCGTTCTACGACACATCGAACAGGTTGGTGGCCACAACCACACAAGAGGCCCTGTTCCGGTTCTGA
- a CDS encoding bestrophin-like domain, with amino-acid sequence MSQWLVSHVPPSLLLILIVACTAGTAILAQAFVRRRFPNLRGDEHNDVTKFAFGVVGFVFAFFIGFVVSAMWGQISHADSIVRTEGTAGAQLARDSHIFDQPDRDRMRQALLEYKQAAIIEWDEINAGRSYAEADKALDRVYAAYETAQSRTDAQEILLANSFGNLEDLSRARAERILQAATDTGPPWSLWAVIIITSGLLLGCAIIYGVEKPANHYAMVAIIGTLVGAQLFLVVELSHPFIGAVSTVPEPLHQVVRTLQATP; translated from the coding sequence GTGAGTCAGTGGCTGGTCAGCCATGTGCCACCGTCGCTGCTACTGATTCTGATCGTCGCCTGCACCGCGGGTACCGCGATCCTCGCCCAGGCCTTTGTGCGCCGCCGATTCCCGAACCTTCGCGGCGACGAACACAACGATGTCACCAAATTCGCCTTCGGCGTGGTCGGCTTCGTGTTCGCGTTCTTCATCGGCTTCGTCGTCTCAGCCATGTGGGGACAAATAAGCCATGCCGACAGCATCGTGCGCACCGAAGGCACCGCCGGAGCGCAACTGGCCCGAGACTCCCATATCTTCGACCAGCCTGACCGCGACCGGATGCGTCAGGCTCTGCTCGAATACAAACAGGCCGCCATCATCGAGTGGGACGAAATCAACGCCGGCCGGTCCTACGCCGAGGCCGATAAGGCTCTCGACCGGGTCTACGCCGCCTACGAAACCGCCCAGTCACGCACTGACGCACAAGAGATCCTCCTGGCCAACTCATTTGGCAACCTCGAAGATCTGAGCAGGGCGCGCGCCGAACGCATCCTGCAGGCCGCCACCGACACCGGCCCACCCTGGTCGCTGTGGGCCGTCATCATCATCACCAGTGGGCTGCTGTTGGGCTGCGCCATCATCTACGGGGTCGAAAAACCCGCCAACCACTACGCCATGGTCGCCATCATCGGCACTCTCGTCGGCGCGCAACTCTTTCTCGTCGTGGAGCTGTCCCACCCGTTCATCGGCGCGGTGTCCACCGTGCCCGAACCGCTCCACCAAGTCGTTCGCACCCTGCAGGCGACCCCCTAA
- a CDS encoding flavin-containing monooxygenase encodes MSSSPTTAIIGAGISGLTTGKNLADAGIEYDCFESSDRIGGNWAFRNPNGHSSAYRSLHIDTSRDCLSFRDFPMRADLPDYPHHSQIKDYLDEYAEAFGLLERIQFQNGVKHARRLPQGGWELDTQDGQTRRYDTLVVANGHHWDPRTPDFPGEFTGESIHAHQYIDPTEPLDLRGKRIVVVGIGNSAADLVSELSQKSWRNTVYLSTRSGAWVVPKYVFGMTADKIAHSLPVIPLAWQRRAMQPFARLMFGDPQRYGLPKPNHRFLEAHPTQSAELLMRLGSGDATAKPNIERLDGRSVVFVDGSTVEADVIIYATGYNITFPFFDRSFLEAPDNRLPLYKRILKPGIDDLLFIGFAQALPTLFPFVECQARLAAAYLAGTYRPPSEAEMRRVIAADERKYIGHFVDKPRHTQQVDYWDYERNMRKRELPAGLRRVEKLGPVQLAGRAREAAGVA; translated from the coding sequence ATGTCTTCATCACCCACAACGGCCATCATCGGGGCGGGCATCAGCGGTCTGACCACGGGCAAGAACCTCGCCGACGCCGGCATCGAGTACGACTGCTTCGAGTCGTCGGACCGAATCGGCGGGAACTGGGCGTTCCGCAACCCGAACGGTCACTCCAGCGCTTATCGGTCGCTGCACATCGACACCTCGCGCGACTGCCTGTCGTTCCGTGACTTCCCGATGCGGGCTGATCTTCCCGACTATCCGCATCACTCCCAGATCAAGGACTACCTGGACGAGTACGCCGAGGCCTTCGGGCTTCTGGAGCGGATCCAGTTCCAGAACGGCGTCAAGCACGCCCGGCGCCTGCCTCAAGGTGGCTGGGAGCTCGACACCCAGGATGGACAGACGCGACGCTACGACACCCTGGTCGTCGCGAACGGACATCACTGGGATCCCCGCACGCCCGACTTCCCGGGCGAGTTCACCGGCGAGAGCATCCACGCCCACCAGTACATCGACCCCACCGAACCGCTGGATCTGCGCGGCAAACGCATCGTCGTCGTCGGCATCGGCAACTCAGCCGCTGACCTCGTCTCCGAGCTCTCCCAGAAGTCGTGGCGCAACACCGTTTATCTCTCCACCCGGTCCGGCGCCTGGGTCGTGCCCAAGTACGTCTTCGGGATGACCGCGGACAAGATCGCGCACTCGCTGCCCGTGATCCCACTGGCATGGCAACGCCGCGCGATGCAGCCCTTCGCCCGGCTGATGTTCGGTGATCCGCAGCGCTACGGGCTGCCGAAACCCAACCATCGATTCCTCGAGGCGCACCCCACCCAGTCCGCCGAACTCCTCATGCGGCTGGGGTCGGGTGACGCGACCGCGAAACCGAACATCGAACGCCTCGACGGCCGTTCGGTGGTGTTCGTCGACGGCTCCACCGTGGAAGCCGATGTGATCATCTACGCGACGGGCTACAACATCACGTTCCCGTTCTTTGACCGGAGCTTCCTCGAAGCCCCCGACAACCGGCTCCCGCTGTACAAGCGGATCCTCAAGCCGGGTATCGACGACCTGCTCTTCATCGGGTTCGCACAGGCTCTGCCCACGCTGTTCCCGTTCGTCGAATGCCAGGCCCGGTTGGCCGCCGCGTACCTCGCCGGCACCTACCGGCCCCCGTCCGAAGCCGAGATGCGGCGCGTCATCGCCGCGGACGAGCGCAAGTACATCGGCCACTTCGTCGACAAGCCGCGTCACACCCAACAGGTCGACTACTGGGACTACGAACGCAACATGCGCAAGCGTGAGCTTCCCGCCGGGCTGCGCCGCGTCGAGAAACTGGGACCGGTGCAGCTGGCCGGACGGGCACGCGAGGCCGCCGGTGTCGCCTGA
- a CDS encoding DUF4129 domain-containing protein encodes MPTVDIDRDTAHDLAQSELSKPIYPRASASDRLTEWLDELLFRIVSKGSQIPGGFLTITLLVILVIVAVVVAVRIARKTMRTNRGDDYALFGTADLSNEQHRQTSEQYAASGDWAAAIRHRLRAIARQLEETGVLTPVPGRTSYELARAAGVSMPDLSREFLDAATAFNDVTFGERPGTEAGYRLMCALDDHLRARPRGATDSGGAAPMDASWAEVG; translated from the coding sequence TTGCCAACCGTAGACATCGACCGTGACACCGCGCACGACCTTGCCCAGAGTGAGCTGAGTAAGCCGATCTACCCCCGGGCCTCGGCGTCGGACCGGCTCACCGAATGGCTCGACGAACTCCTGTTCCGCATCGTGTCCAAGGGTTCTCAGATCCCGGGTGGGTTCCTCACGATCACTCTGCTGGTGATCCTCGTGATCGTGGCCGTCGTGGTCGCTGTGCGTATCGCGCGAAAAACCATGCGCACCAACCGCGGCGACGACTATGCGCTGTTCGGAACGGCTGACCTGAGCAACGAACAGCACCGGCAGACCTCCGAACAGTACGCAGCCTCCGGCGACTGGGCCGCCGCCATTCGACACCGCCTGCGCGCGATCGCGCGGCAACTGGAGGAGACCGGGGTGCTCACCCCGGTGCCCGGCCGTACGTCGTACGAGCTGGCACGCGCGGCCGGCGTCTCCATGCCTGACCTGTCCCGCGAATTCCTCGACGCGGCAACCGCATTCAACGACGTCACGTTCGGCGAACGTCCCGGTACCGAAGCCGGCTACCGGTTGATGTGCGCACTGGACGACCACCTGCGTGCCCGCCCCCGCGGTGCGACGGATTCCGGTGGTGCGGCGCCCATGGACGCATCCTGGGCGGAGGTCGGATGA
- a CDS encoding metallophosphoesterase — protein MSAVVPILKRTAAVTLGSAIAGIGYASLIERNAFVVREVTMPVLSPGSSPLRVLHLSDLHMRPAQKHKQVWLRELARWEPDLVVNTGDNLSHPKAVPAVVQSLGDLLAVPGLFVFGSNDYFGPTLKNPAKYLTDRDHRSHGTPLPWQDLRAAFTERGWLDMTHVRREIEVSGVTIAAAGVDDPHIQRDRYDTIAGPANAAANLTLGVVHAPYTRVLDRFAADGYQLVMAGHTHGGQLCVPFKGALVTNCDLDTSRVKGASKWGAHTALHVSAGIGTSPFAPVRFCCRPEATLLTLVAAPTGGRDASRSLGQSQPTAAVH, from the coding sequence ATGTCCGCAGTTGTGCCCATCCTGAAACGCACCGCCGCAGTCACGCTCGGCTCGGCCATCGCCGGGATCGGCTACGCCTCGCTCATCGAGCGCAACGCGTTTGTCGTACGCGAAGTGACGATGCCGGTGCTGAGCCCGGGGTCCTCGCCGTTGCGGGTCCTACATCTGTCGGACCTGCACATGCGTCCCGCGCAGAAGCACAAGCAGGTGTGGCTGCGGGAACTGGCGCGGTGGGAGCCCGACCTGGTGGTCAACACCGGAGACAACCTGTCGCACCCCAAGGCCGTGCCGGCCGTCGTGCAGTCGCTGGGCGATCTGCTGGCGGTGCCGGGCCTGTTCGTGTTCGGCAGCAACGACTACTTCGGACCCACGCTGAAGAACCCGGCCAAGTACCTGACGGACCGGGATCACCGTTCGCACGGCACGCCGCTGCCCTGGCAGGACCTGCGCGCGGCGTTCACCGAACGCGGGTGGCTCGACATGACGCACGTGCGCCGTGAGATCGAGGTCTCGGGTGTGACGATCGCCGCAGCCGGCGTGGACGATCCGCACATCCAGCGCGACCGGTACGACACCATCGCCGGCCCGGCGAACGCCGCAGCCAACCTGACCCTCGGCGTGGTGCACGCGCCGTACACCCGGGTGCTGGACCGCTTCGCGGCCGACGGCTATCAGCTGGTGATGGCCGGCCACACGCACGGCGGCCAGCTGTGCGTGCCGTTCAAGGGTGCGCTCGTGACGAACTGCGACCTGGACACCTCCCGCGTCAAGGGTGCGTCGAAGTGGGGCGCACACACGGCCCTGCACGTGTCGGCGGGCATCGGCACGTCGCCGTTCGCGCCGGTGCGGTTCTGCTGCCGCCCGGAGGCCACGCTGCTGACGCTGGTCGCCGCCCCGACCGGCGGACGCGACGCAAGCCGAAGCCTCGGCCAGTCCCAGCCCACAGCCGCTGTGCACTGA